The following proteins are co-located in the Anser cygnoides isolate HZ-2024a breed goose chromosome 32, Taihu_goose_T2T_genome, whole genome shotgun sequence genome:
- the LOC136787984 gene encoding dynactin subunit 2-like, giving the protein MAPRETPRCRLERDQFAPSPRDTPLLSLSPPPFISLQHGEGVGAKETPQQRYQRLQHEVQELVREVEQIQSAVKESAAEEELTPMALARQVEGLKQQLVSSHLEKLLGPAAAIDFADPEGALAKRLLQQLEVAKCKKTAAGKSPAKAPAPTGDTLTFELYWRPEQDQFSQAAKIAELEKRLAQLEAMVRYEPDSQNPLLVGLKGTSLVETVQILQAKVNILDVAVLDQVEARLQSVLAKVNEIAKHKAVVQDADTQSKIHQVYEMMQRWDPVASSLPDVVQRLLTLRDPHEQATQFGQVLVHLDTTQQEIAGALKDNTVLLAEVQKTMKENLAIVEDNFADIEARIKRLQK; this is encoded by the exons ATGGCTCCCCGAGAAActcctcggtgccggctggagcgtgATCAGTTC GCCCCGAGCCCCCGTGAcacccctctcctttccctctcccctccccctttcaTCTCTCTGCAGCACGGTGAGGGCGTTGGTGCCAAAGAGACTCCTCAGCAGCGGTACCAGCGGCTGCAGCACGAGGTGCAGGAGCTGGTCCGGGAGGTGGAGCAGATCCAG AGCGCGGTGAAGGAGTCGGCGGCCGAGGAGGAGCTGACGCCCATGGCCTTGGCCAGGCAGGTGGAGGgcctgaagcagcagctggtcTCCAGCCacctggagaagctgctgggCCCTGCCGCAGCCATCGACTTCGCAGACCCCGAAGGCGCGCTGGCCAA GCGCCtgttgcagcagctggaggtggcgAAGTGCAAGAAGACAGCGGCAGGGAAGAGCCCCGCCAAGGCGCCAGCCCCCACCGGGGACACGCTCACCTTTGAGCTGTACTGGAGGCCAGAGCAGGACCAGTTCTCCCAGGCTGCCAAG ATTGCGGAGCTGGAGAAGCGGCTGGCACAGCTGGAGGCGATGGTGCGGTACGAGCCTGACAGCCAG AACCCGCTGTTGGTCGGGCTGAAGGGGACCAGCCTCGTG GAGACCGTGCAGATCCTCCAAGCCAAAGTGAACATCCTGGACGTGGCTGTGCTGGACCAAGTGGAGGCCCGGCTGCAG AGCGTCCTGGCGAAGGTGAATGAAATCGCCAAGCACAAGGCCGTTGTGCAAGACGCTGACACCCAGAGCAAG ATCCACCAGGTCTATGAGATGATGCAGCGCTGGGACCCCGTGGCCAGCAGCCTGCCCGATGTAGTGCAGCGACTGCTGACCCTCAGGGACCCGCACGAGCAAG CCACACAGTTTGGGCAGGTCCTTGTGCACCTGGACACCACGCAGCAGGAGATAGCTGGTGCTCTCAAGGACAACaccgtgctgctggcagag GTCCAGAAGACGATGAAGGAAAACCTGGCCATTGTAGAGGACAACTTTGCTGACATAGAAGCCCGCATCAAGCGGCTGCAAAAGTGA